One stretch of Cygnus atratus isolate AKBS03 ecotype Queensland, Australia chromosome 26, CAtr_DNAZoo_HiC_assembly, whole genome shotgun sequence DNA includes these proteins:
- the HSD11B1L gene encoding hydroxysteroid 11-beta-dehydrogenase 1-like protein isoform X1, whose product MTLRDMRPLGKVLCATGIIAVLLAFFWKDTFNPESLSGARVLLTGASAGIGEQMAYHYARFGAEILLTARREAVLQKVMEKCLTLGAKKTLYIPADMSSPSEPEKVVQFAVQKLGGLDYLVLNHIGISPFQMWNGDVEYTRWLMQVNFFSYVALATAALPTLEKNKGSLVVVSSLTGKIPTPFTTSYSATKFALDGFFSSLRHELIMQKRNISVTLCILGLIDTDTALEKTRGKVYLTASPAAEAALTIIQAGATKVQEVFYPWWLQHTCSLWVLFPCHRNQVLQSFYNYSSP is encoded by the exons ATGACTTTGAGGGATATGAGGCCACTTGGAAAAGTGCTTTGTGCTACAGGGATTATAGCTGTACTTCTAGCTTTCTTCTGGAAAGACACTTTTAACCCAG AGAGCCTTTCTGGTGCCCGTGTTCTCCTGACTGGAGCCAGTGCTGGGATCGGAGAGCAGATGGCATACCATTATGCCAGATTTGGTGCTGAAATTCTTCTGACTGCTAGGAGggaagctgtgctgcagaag GTGATGGAGAAATGCCTGACACTTGGAGCAAAGAAAACCTTATATATTCCGGCCGATATGTCTTCCCCTTCAGAGCCTGAAAAGGTGGTTCAGTTTGCTGTCCAAAAACTGg GGGGACTGGATTACCTAGTGTTAAACCACATAGGCATTTCCCCCTTCCAGATGTGGAATGGAGATGTGGAATACACCCGCTGGCTCATGCAG GTGAATTTCTTTAGTTATGTGGCCCTCGCAACAGCAGCTCTTCCCACCCTGGAGAAGAATAAAGGCTCTCTGGTGGTCGTCTCTTCCCTCACAG gGAAAATACCCACTCCCTTCACCACTTCTTACTCTGCCACCAAGTTTGCTCTGGATGGATTCTTCAGCTCACTGCGCCATGAACTCATCATGCAGAAGAGAAACATCTCTGTCACACTGTGCATCCTGGGCCTGATTGATACTGATACGGCATTAGAGAAGACCAG GGGCAAAGTGTACCTaactgcttctcctgctgctgaagcagcacTCACCATCATCCAAGCAGGTGCCACCAAGGTGCAGGAGGTTTTCTACCCGTGGTGGCTGCAGCACACATGCAGCCTCTGGGTTTTGTTCCCCTGCCACCGGAACCAGGTTTTACAGAGTTTCTATAACTATAGCAGCCCTTGA
- the HSD11B1L gene encoding hydroxysteroid 11-beta-dehydrogenase 1-like protein isoform X2 gives MAYHYARFGAEILLTARREAVLQKVMEKCLTLGAKKTLYIPADMSSPSEPEKVVQFAVQKLGGLDYLVLNHIGISPFQMWNGDVEYTRWLMQVNFFSYVALATAALPTLEKNKGSLVVVSSLTGKIPTPFTTSYSATKFALDGFFSSLRHELIMQKRNISVTLCILGLIDTDTALEKTRGKVYLTASPAAEAALTIIQAGATKVQEVFYPWWLQHTCSLWVLFPCHRNQVLQSFYNYSSP, from the exons ATGGCATACCATTATGCCAGATTTGGTGCTGAAATTCTTCTGACTGCTAGGAGggaagctgtgctgcagaag GTGATGGAGAAATGCCTGACACTTGGAGCAAAGAAAACCTTATATATTCCGGCCGATATGTCTTCCCCTTCAGAGCCTGAAAAGGTGGTTCAGTTTGCTGTCCAAAAACTGg GGGGACTGGATTACCTAGTGTTAAACCACATAGGCATTTCCCCCTTCCAGATGTGGAATGGAGATGTGGAATACACCCGCTGGCTCATGCAG GTGAATTTCTTTAGTTATGTGGCCCTCGCAACAGCAGCTCTTCCCACCCTGGAGAAGAATAAAGGCTCTCTGGTGGTCGTCTCTTCCCTCACAG gGAAAATACCCACTCCCTTCACCACTTCTTACTCTGCCACCAAGTTTGCTCTGGATGGATTCTTCAGCTCACTGCGCCATGAACTCATCATGCAGAAGAGAAACATCTCTGTCACACTGTGCATCCTGGGCCTGATTGATACTGATACGGCATTAGAGAAGACCAG GGGCAAAGTGTACCTaactgcttctcctgctgctgaagcagcacTCACCATCATCCAAGCAGGTGCCACCAAGGTGCAGGAGGTTTTCTACCCGTGGTGGCTGCAGCACACATGCAGCCTCTGGGTTTTGTTCCCCTGCCACCGGAACCAGGTTTTACAGAGTTTCTATAACTATAGCAGCCCTTGA